From the genome of Segatella hominis, one region includes:
- a CDS encoding FecCD family ABC transporter permease codes for MGKVFIYTIAGLMAVLLLFMLSLALGSVSIPIQDIIAILLGKGEGVANPSYSYIVLESRLPQAFTALLAGAALSVSGLLLQTTFRNPLAGPDVFGISSGASLAVAIVMFILGGNISLGSYTANGFLAILVSAFVGAMIIICIISLLSTMVKSHVVLLIIGIMIGYLASSAISLLNFYATAEGVKSYMIWGLGSFGNVTMGNVPLLAGVILVGSFFAMMMSKPLNALLLGEQYAASLGFEISKIRLTLLLITGVLTAVVTAFCGPIAFIGLVTPHLARMLLSTDNHRLLIPFTMIAGSLMAQICNLLCSLPCWNGTLPLNAVTPLFGAPIVIYILLKVKG; via the coding sequence ATGGGCAAAGTTTTCATATATACTATCGCAGGATTGATGGCTGTTCTATTGCTGTTTATGTTAAGTTTAGCATTAGGTAGCGTTTCAATTCCGATTCAAGACATCATAGCCATCCTACTCGGAAAAGGAGAGGGGGTGGCAAATCCTTCATATAGTTATATTGTTTTGGAATCCCGTCTTCCTCAGGCTTTTACGGCACTTTTAGCCGGAGCTGCATTGTCGGTTTCTGGATTACTGCTTCAAACAACCTTCCGCAATCCACTTGCCGGACCGGACGTATTCGGCATTAGCAGTGGTGCAAGTCTGGCAGTAGCTATCGTGATGTTCATACTTGGAGGAAATATTTCTTTAGGTTCTTATACCGCCAATGGTTTCTTGGCAATTCTTGTCAGTGCTTTTGTGGGAGCGATGATTATCATCTGCATAATCTCTCTGCTTTCTACGATGGTCAAAAGTCACGTAGTACTTCTCATTATCGGTATTATGATAGGGTATTTGGCAAGCAGCGCCATCTCTCTTCTTAATTTTTATGCTACGGCTGAGGGAGTAAAGTCTTATATGATTTGGGGATTGGGTAGTTTCGGAAATGTTACGATGGGAAACGTTCCGCTTCTGGCTGGTGTCATTCTGGTAGGAAGTTTCTTTGCCATGATGATGAGCAAACCCCTCAATGCGCTATTATTAGGCGAACAGTATGCAGCAAGCTTGGGGTTTGAAATATCAAAAATCCGACTGACACTTTTATTAATAACAGGTGTATTGACTGCCGTTGTTACAGCTTTTTGCGGACCTATAGCTTTCATCGGACTGGTAACTCCACATCTGGCTCGGATGCTTTTATCTACAGACAATCACCGACTGCTCATCCCTTTTACGATGATTGCAGGCAGTCTGATGGCTCAAATCTGTAATCTCCTGTGTTCATTGCCTTGCTGGAATGGTACGTTGCCGCTCAATGCCGTAACTCCGCTCTTTGGAGCCCCGATTGTCATTTATATATTATTAAAGGTAAAAGGGTAA
- the hrpB gene encoding ATP-dependent helicase HrpB: MSIENIAKRSGNLPVFQIADAVNQTLSEHNSIVITAAPGSGKSTVLPLTMLQALGSEGKIIILEPRRIAARQIAERMAYLLGEPIGKTVGYRIRFETKASKDTRIEVVTEGILTRMLIEDATLDGVNLVVFDEFHERSLAADLAFALTHQTQQIIRDDLKIVIMSATIDVDSICHSLQAPMIESQGKMFPVEIVYAKETPQLHEIVQVTAATILKAYREQEGDMLIFLPGQGEIIKCAELLEKSSLDAKVYPLYGNLSQEAQKQAIAPSLDGERKIVLATPIAETSITIEGVKIVIDAGYCRRLNYDAKTGLSRLDTVRISKDMAVQRAGRAGRVTEGTCYRLWTMATEHQMEEQRKPEILEADLSSMLLEIAAFGETNVAVLPWLTPPPTGNLLSAKELLVMLGAIVLHNSQPKNVSNSKEEEASFSLTPLGKVMVKLPCHPRIAKMISGAKTQQEKSLACDVAALLEEKDPLSDQEDKDITLRISLLRNARRKQSLGRWAKIAKSSAELHRMCKVKVENQDPSAEVVGRLVALAYPERIALAMDHIGNYRLANGNRVRIESTDSLIGYQWLAVASMHSNGNAGKVFLAAPVCEKDLQELATEHDHVSWDSKQGCVVMQREKRIGRIIVDSKPIHDIDKSLIINIICEAIRKDGLSMSDWNEQVQMLQRRVAQVTEWHPELEIPNLSTPYLMEHAQDWLPFYLEEGNHVISTNSELKKINLKEVLWNSIPYDLQQEIDRLAPTHIQVPSGSRIKLDYRQGTEIPVLSVRLQECFGMKETPCVNDGKQPVLMELLSPGFKPVQLTQDLGSFWKDTYFEVRKELKRRYPKHFWPENPLESEAVKGVKR, from the coding sequence ATGTCGATTGAAAATATAGCCAAACGTTCCGGTAATCTTCCGGTTTTTCAAATCGCTGATGCAGTAAACCAAACTTTGTCAGAGCACAATTCCATTGTGATTACGGCTGCACCCGGTTCTGGAAAATCAACCGTTCTCCCGCTTACCATGCTTCAAGCATTGGGAAGCGAGGGGAAAATAATCATTCTCGAACCCAGGAGAATTGCAGCCAGACAAATCGCTGAGCGCATGGCTTATTTGCTCGGTGAACCGATAGGAAAAACTGTGGGCTATCGTATTCGCTTTGAAACCAAAGCTTCTAAAGATACACGCATTGAAGTCGTGACGGAAGGAATTCTTACCAGAATGCTGATAGAAGATGCTACACTCGACGGGGTGAATCTTGTTGTCTTTGATGAATTTCATGAAAGAAGTCTTGCGGCTGATCTGGCTTTTGCCCTCACCCATCAGACCCAACAGATTATCAGAGACGACCTGAAAATCGTCATCATGTCGGCTACCATTGATGTGGACTCTATCTGCCATTCCCTTCAGGCTCCCATGATAGAGAGTCAGGGAAAAATGTTTCCAGTAGAAATCGTTTATGCAAAGGAAACTCCGCAACTTCATGAGATTGTGCAGGTTACCGCTGCCACTATCCTGAAAGCCTATAGGGAACAGGAAGGAGACATGCTTATATTTCTGCCTGGACAGGGAGAGATTATAAAATGCGCGGAATTGCTCGAGAAATCTTCACTTGATGCAAAGGTTTATCCTCTTTACGGCAACTTATCTCAAGAAGCACAAAAACAGGCCATCGCTCCTTCCCTGGATGGAGAAAGGAAGATTGTGCTCGCAACTCCTATTGCTGAAACTTCTATTACTATTGAGGGGGTAAAAATTGTGATAGATGCGGGCTATTGCCGTCGTTTGAACTATGATGCGAAAACTGGATTGAGTCGTCTTGATACAGTAAGAATCAGCAAGGACATGGCTGTACAGAGAGCGGGACGTGCAGGACGAGTGACAGAAGGAACCTGCTATCGACTTTGGACAATGGCGACGGAACATCAGATGGAGGAACAACGTAAACCGGAAATTCTGGAAGCTGACTTGTCATCCATGTTGCTTGAAATCGCAGCATTCGGCGAAACAAATGTTGCAGTCTTGCCTTGGCTTACTCCACCTCCGACTGGTAATTTACTGAGTGCAAAGGAATTATTAGTAATGCTTGGAGCGATTGTTCTGCATAATTCCCAGCCAAAGAATGTTTCTAATAGCAAGGAGGAAGAAGCTTCTTTCAGCCTGACTCCTTTGGGCAAAGTAATGGTCAAACTCCCTTGTCATCCTCGTATTGCTAAAATGATTTCGGGAGCGAAAACGCAGCAGGAGAAGAGTCTGGCATGTGATGTGGCTGCTCTCTTGGAAGAAAAAGATCCGCTTTCTGATCAGGAGGATAAGGATATTACTCTTCGCATTTCCCTTTTGCGGAATGCACGCAGAAAACAGAGTTTGGGCAGATGGGCAAAAATCGCAAAGAGTTCGGCAGAACTGCATCGTATGTGCAAGGTTAAAGTGGAGAATCAGGATCCTTCTGCTGAAGTTGTCGGCCGTCTGGTGGCTTTAGCTTATCCGGAACGCATCGCCCTCGCCATGGATCATATTGGCAACTATCGTTTGGCGAATGGTAATAGAGTCAGAATAGAAAGCACAGATTCCCTAATTGGTTACCAATGGCTTGCGGTGGCTTCGATGCATTCCAATGGAAATGCAGGAAAGGTTTTCTTAGCAGCACCTGTCTGCGAAAAGGATTTACAGGAACTCGCCACAGAGCATGATCATGTTTCTTGGGACAGTAAACAGGGATGTGTTGTCATGCAAAGGGAAAAAAGAATTGGTAGAATCATTGTTGACAGCAAACCGATTCATGATATTGATAAAAGTCTGATTATCAACATTATATGTGAAGCTATCAGAAAAGATGGACTTAGCATGTCCGACTGGAATGAACAGGTGCAGATGCTGCAGAGGCGTGTGGCTCAAGTGACAGAATGGCATCCTGAACTGGAGATTCCGAATCTGAGTACTCCTTATCTGATGGAACATGCGCAAGACTGGCTTCCGTTCTATCTGGAAGAAGGAAATCATGTGATTTCCACTAATAGTGAACTGAAGAAAATCAATCTGAAAGAAGTTTTGTGGAATAGCATTCCTTATGATCTTCAACAGGAAATCGATCGGCTGGCTCCTACCCATATCCAAGTTCCTTCTGGTAGCAGAATCAAACTCGATTACCGCCAGGGTACTGAAATTCCTGTATTGAGCGTACGCTTGCAGGAGTGCTTTGGAATGAAGGAAACACCTTGTGTGAATGACGGAAAACAGCCTGTACTGATGGAACTTCTGTCGCCTGGTTTCAAGCCGGTGCAATTGACTCAGGATTTGGGCAGTTTCTGGAAGGACACATATTTTGAAGTACGAAAGGAATTGAAGCGCCGCTATCCTAAGCATTTCTGGCCTGAGAATCCGTTGGAAAGCGAAGCTGTTAAAGGAGTGAAGAGATAG